The stretch of DNA TCCCGTTGGAGATAAAGAAGGAAAAACTAATCTTTTAGATCATTTTGAAAATTTAGCAAAAATTTTTAATGAAAAAATAGAAGTAGTAACGAGTGCTCAAAATCCAATAAGAGAACTAAAAAAACAAAAAGATATGCTTCAACTTTTACCACTAAAAGAAAAAATGTTTAAAAAGAAATTTTTATTTAAATTTTTATATACAAATAGCGATTTTATCGCATTCAATTCAGACAAATATAATCAACTGTTAATACCAATAGTTGAAGAATAAAAGGAAATAAATTTTATGAATTTTGAAAAATATCCATTTGAAAAATTAAATGAATTATTAGCTGATATTGTTCCAAATGAAAAATATGAATTATCAGCTTTAACTATTGGTGAACCAAAATTTGAAACGCCTTTATTTATCCAAGATAAATTAAAAGAAACAAGTTCAAGTTTACGAAAATATCCCTCAACAATTGGTGAGCCATTTTTGAGAGAATCAATGATAAATTTTGTGAAAACAAGATTTAATGTAACTTTACAAATGAATCAAATTGTTCCAACATTTGGAACAAGAGAAGTTTTATTTAACTTTCCACAATTTGCTTTATTTGACAAAACAAATCCAGTTATGGCATTTACAAATCCATTTTACCAAATTTATGAAGGAGCAGCGATTGCTTCAAGAGCAGAAGTTATTCATATTGATTTAACAAAAGAGAATAATTTTAAAGCAACACTTAGTGATGAAGATTTAAAAAGATGTGATTTAGTAATTTTAAATTTTCCAAATAATCCGACATCAGCTTCAATGGGTGTTGACGAGTTAGGAGAATGGGTAAAAAAAGCTTTAGAGTTTGATTTTATACTTGTAAATGATGAGTGTTATTCTGAAATCTATTTTGATGAAAACAGAAAACCAGCTTCACTTTTAGAAGCTTCTATTTTGGTTGGAAATAAAGATTTTAAAAATGTTTTAGTAATGAACTCTATTTCAAAAAGAAGTTCTGCTCCAGGGCTACGAAGTGGATTTATTGCAGGTGATGCAAATATTTTAAAAGAGTATTTACAATATAGAACTTATATTGGATGTGCATCTCCAGTTCCTCTTCAAGAAGCAGCAGCAGTTGCTTGGAATGACCAAAATCATGTGAATGAATTTAGAAAAATCTATAAAAAGAATTTTGAACTTGCCCATGAAATTTTAGGAACACCAATTCCAGAAGCAACTTTTTATATTTGGTTAGAGGTTGATGATGAAATAGAGTTTACAAAAAACTTATACAAAGAAAAAAATATCAAAGTACTACCAGGAAGTTTTTTAGGAAGAAATGGTTTAGGAAAAGGTTATATCAGAATAGCACTTGTTGAAAATGAAGAAAAAACAAGGGAAGTTCTTAAAAGATTAAAGGATTTTATAGATGGATAAAGAAGCGCTATTTCAAGCAAGAACAAATCCTGATTTTCTAAAGTATTTAGAAGAAGCAAGAATTAATTCTATGAAAGCTGAAGATATAGGTTTGATGTATGAAACTTTGGATTCTATGTTAGTTCTTGATTTAGATGAAGAAAATGTTAATAAACTGTATGAACAGATTTTAAAAACATCATTTTCAAATGTGGAAAAAATACTAGAAAATCATGGAAAATTAAATCTTGAGGGTGATAATTTACTTTATGTAAGAGCTTTATATGAACATGCAGTTGAGAAATGGTCTTATGATAATTTTGATGGGGCAAAAGATTTAATTTTTGTTTTAGCAAATATAATAAAAGATGAAAATTTAGAAAAAGCTTTGAATATTTTGATTATATTTTTAGCTTCAAAAATTCAATTAGATGATTTTTATGATACTAAAGTTGATTTAGAAGTTGAGCTTGATGATGAGAAATATGGATATTTTATTATGAATTTTAGATTTGATAATCAAAAGTTTTTAGAAGAGAATAAAAATATTTTAGAAAAAGAGTATAAGAATTTAAAACATTTATTAGGAAATTAATTGAAAGTACATTTTATAGGAATTGGCGGAATAGGTCTTTCTGCATTGGCTAGATTTTTGAATTTTGATGGTCATGAAATAAGTGGTTCGGATGTAAAAAGTTCTCCTATTACAAAAGAATTAGAAAAAGAAGGAATAAAAGTTTGTTGTCCTCAAGAAGCAAAAAATATTAAAGATGAGTTTGATTTAGTTATTTACTCTGCTGCTGTTACAGATGAAAATCCTGAATTAATGGAATCAAGACTTAAACAAATAAGAACTCTTTCAAGAAAAGAAGCCCTTCCTATAATTTTAGATGATAAAAAGAATTATTGTGTTGCGGGAGCTCATGGTAAATCTACAACAACTGCAATTTTAGCTTCGATTTTAAAAAGTTCTGCATTAATTGGAGCAATTTCAAAAGACTTTGGTTCAAATTTTAGATATGTTAGTGATTTAGTTGCTTTTGAAGCTGATGAATCAGATGCTAGTTTTTTATTATCAAATCCTTATTGTTCAATCGTTACAAATGCTGAACCAGAGCATATGGAATATTATAACTATGATTATGATAAATTTTTTCAAGCCTATGAAACTTTTATAAATTTAGGTAAAAAAATAGTTGTAAATGGCGAAGATGAATATATACAAAAATTAAATATAAATGAAAATGCTGTAAAACTTTATCCAAGCGTTGATATAAAAAATATAACGTATCTTTTAAAAG from Arcobacter suis CECT 7833 encodes:
- a CDS encoding succinyldiaminopimelate transaminase, translating into MNFEKYPFEKLNELLADIVPNEKYELSALTIGEPKFETPLFIQDKLKETSSSLRKYPSTIGEPFLRESMINFVKTRFNVTLQMNQIVPTFGTREVLFNFPQFALFDKTNPVMAFTNPFYQIYEGAAIASRAEVIHIDLTKENNFKATLSDEDLKRCDLVILNFPNNPTSASMGVDELGEWVKKALEFDFILVNDECYSEIYFDENRKPASLLEASILVGNKDFKNVLVMNSISKRSSAPGLRSGFIAGDANILKEYLQYRTYIGCASPVPLQEAAAVAWNDQNHVNEFRKIYKKNFELAHEILGTPIPEATFYIWLEVDDEIEFTKNLYKEKNIKVLPGSFLGRNGLGKGYIRIALVENEEKTREVLKRLKDFIDG
- the murC gene encoding UDP-N-acetylmuramate--L-alanine ligase, encoding MKVHFIGIGGIGLSALARFLNFDGHEISGSDVKSSPITKELEKEGIKVCCPQEAKNIKDEFDLVIYSAAVTDENPELMESRLKQIRTLSRKEALPIILDDKKNYCVAGAHGKSTTTAILASILKSSALIGAISKDFGSNFRYVSDLVAFEADESDASFLLSNPYCSIVTNAEPEHMEYYNYDYDKFFQAYETFINLGKKIVVNGEDEYIQKLNINENAVKLYPSVDIKNITYLLKDNQPYTKFELLDLGYFEIWGFGYHIAVDGSLAILAALNELDIETIRKNISSYKGIKKRFDVVQSNEQFVVIDDYAHHPTEIKATMNAVLEYDKLKKMSKKVVIWQPHKYSRTIDNLEGFKKCFDGCDELVILPIWTVAGEKKVEIDFAKEFAKYNPIFAHSIQTTQGRIQLISDNKVVEVYEDGLIIGVGAGDITYQLRH